In one Pseudothermotoga sp. genomic region, the following are encoded:
- a CDS encoding DUF1844 domain-containing protein, giving the protein MQNEEKEVVKLSMQELIVLFFNTIAGRCWARLGLTRDEYGELRQDLKEARMGIDVLDAVLKAIEDDLEEDLKRELEAVLANLKLNYFNQYSKTKEVKT; this is encoded by the coding sequence GTGCAGAACGAGGAGAAAGAAGTTGTAAAACTTTCCATGCAAGAGTTGATAGTTCTTTTCTTCAACACCATTGCTGGTCGCTGTTGGGCAAGATTGGGCCTCACGAGAGACGAATACGGTGAACTGAGACAAGATCTCAAAGAGGCCAGGATGGGCATCGATGTACTCGATGCGGTTTTGAAAGCGATTGAGGATGATCTGGAAGAAGATCTCAAAAGAGAACTCGAAGCGGTCTTGGCTAACTTGAAACTGAACTACTTCAATCAGTACAGCAAGACGAAAGAGGTAAAAACATGA
- the ychF gene encoding redox-regulated ATPase YchF → MKKAGIVGLPNSGKSTLFNALTDQSVPAEKYPFCTIDPNVGILAVEDERLTKLARMEGSKQQVHPFFHIVDIAGLVKGASKGEGLGNQFLDHISKVDLIFHVVRCFKIDDVSHPMGSIDPARDIEIVEVELILKDLETVNKRIEKISKQAKAGEEHARFELHFLEQLRAHLGAGKLARTLQRNQQEQSILDSLFLLTEKPIVYVANVDDWGLENGLDRIVERMANERSSAFLAVNAQLEFEARELSAEEAMELLSAYGFRENLKKRFLTQIKRALKLICFLTATKNEARSWLIPEGTSAYDAAGMIHSDIQRGFIKAEVIPFEELVHYSSFKEAREAGAVKSHGKDYLIREGDVVHFLFHA, encoded by the coding sequence ATGAAAAAGGCAGGCATAGTTGGCCTCCCAAACAGTGGAAAGTCAACGCTTTTTAACGCACTGACGGATCAAAGTGTCCCAGCAGAAAAGTACCCATTCTGCACGATAGATCCCAACGTAGGAATACTCGCCGTTGAGGATGAGAGATTGACAAAGCTCGCTCGGATGGAAGGTTCCAAACAGCAAGTTCATCCTTTTTTTCACATCGTCGATATCGCCGGTTTAGTGAAAGGGGCGAGCAAAGGGGAAGGATTGGGTAATCAGTTCCTCGATCATATAAGCAAAGTGGATCTGATTTTTCATGTTGTTCGTTGTTTCAAAATCGACGATGTCTCCCACCCCATGGGCAGTATCGATCCTGCGAGGGACATCGAAATAGTGGAGGTCGAATTGATACTGAAAGATCTAGAGACAGTGAACAAAAGGATCGAAAAGATCTCCAAACAAGCTAAGGCTGGGGAAGAACACGCGCGATTTGAGCTTCACTTTCTCGAACAATTGAGAGCACATCTTGGAGCTGGCAAACTCGCAAGAACCCTTCAGAGGAATCAACAAGAACAATCTATTTTGGATTCCTTGTTTCTCCTCACAGAAAAACCGATCGTGTACGTTGCGAACGTCGACGATTGGGGACTAGAAAACGGCTTGGACAGAATCGTTGAGCGAATGGCGAACGAAAGATCCTCTGCTTTTCTCGCGGTTAATGCTCAGTTGGAGTTCGAGGCGAGAGAACTCTCGGCCGAAGAAGCGATGGAATTACTCTCAGCTTATGGATTCAGAGAGAACCTTAAGAAAAGGTTCTTGACACAGATCAAACGCGCCCTAAAGCTCATATGCTTCCTCACCGCAACAAAAAATGAAGCGAGGAGCTGGTTGATCCCTGAAGGAACATCGGCGTACGATGCGGCAGGGATGATCCATTCGGATATCCAAAGGGGATTCATAAAAGCTGAAGTGATTCCTTTCGAAGAACTGGTTCACTATTCTTCCTTCAAGGAAGCACGTGAAGCAGGCGCGGTTAAATCACACGGTAAGGATTATTTGATCAGGGAGGGAGACGTTGTCCATTTTCTCTTCCATGCTTGA
- a CDS encoding divergent PAP2 family protein encodes MLDLLKNTPLVATVLSFLVAQLIKIVTHRNFKAFKKYGGMPSGHAAAMAGLAFTLGRCLGYASPITAVAVALLMVVVSDAVNLRPYVREDLGHTWLEAFAGIAVGFIVSHLLPARIPLW; translated from the coding sequence ATGCTTGATCTTCTGAAAAATACGCCGTTGGTTGCGACAGTTCTTTCTTTTCTGGTTGCGCAGCTCATAAAGATCGTCACACATCGAAATTTTAAGGCTTTCAAAAAATACGGTGGTATGCCGTCAGGTCATGCGGCAGCTATGGCTGGACTCGCATTCACACTTGGAAGATGTCTAGGCTACGCATCTCCCATCACGGCAGTTGCCGTAGCTTTGCTCATGGTTGTCGTGTCGGACGCGGTCAACTTGAGACCCTACGTCAGGGAAGATTTGGGCCACACCTGGCTCGAAGCCTTCGCTGGTATTGCGGTAGGGTTCATCGTCTCTCACCTTCTACCAGCGAGAATTCCTCTTTGGTGA